One region of Halohasta litchfieldiae genomic DNA includes:
- a CDS encoding HVO_2523 family zinc finger protein — protein MGEAETPPGRPCPICEASMDHRHCKYICPTHGVVYDCSDTFY, from the coding sequence ATGGGAGAGGCAGAAACACCGCCGGGTCGACCCTGTCCGATCTGTGAGGCGTCGATGGACCACCGCCACTGTAAGTACATCTGTCCGACGCATGGAGTGGTCTACGACTGTTCTGATACCTTTTATTGA